DNA sequence from the Syntrophobacterales bacterium genome:
AATGACCGCTTTCAATGACTGCCTTCAATTTGCCGACACCTTCGGCCTTATACCAGAAGGCATGGACGAAGCGCGGAAGCTAAACCCGAAGCAATTGGGCAGACGCTTGAAAAAATGGTTTAAGGAACACAACTCGTGGCTTTTCATTTTTGACAATGCAGAGCAAAGAAAAGATATTGAGCCTTATATTCTAGGTATACCGACAGGACATATTTTAATTACAACGCGCAATAACGACTTAATGCCGGGGAAATCAATTGAAATTGAACCTTTTACTTCCCGTGACGCGGTGCAGTTTATACGTACACGGCTTGACAGGCATCAGGATTTAATCGACAACGACTTGGCCGCACTGACAGAGCGATTGAACTACCTTCCGCTGCCTTTGGAACAAGCGGCGGCATATATGAAGCGTACTCGCGAAACCTGCTCGGCCTACCTGGCCTTATTGAATAAAGATGGGGCAATAAAAGCGCTTGAATCAAGCCTGGGTAGACCGGCAAACTATCCTCGTCCCGTGGTGGAAGCCCTCGCGCTTTCTTTTGACAAGTTGAGTGAAAGCGCTAAGCAATTGTTAAGTCTCTTTGCCTATATGTCGCCGAATGGGATTCCATTGGATTTTTTCGAGCGGCAGCGGGAAAAACTCCCTTCCCCCTTAAGTGAAGATTTGGGGGATGCTTACAAACAAGATGAGATTATTGCGGAATTGCTAAAATATTCTCTGGTAAAGCGGGATGGGAATGTTTTTTATATCCACCGTCTTGTGCAGGAGATTCGCCGTGAACAGATTAAAACTCACGGAACGGATTGGCTATATGTTTGTATGGAGGCGGCAATAGGTGAAATACCGACATTAGACGATTATGGCCGTCTGGAATCGCGCAAACAGTTTGAACAGATTGCCCCTCACGCTGCCGCTATAGCGCGATACGCGGAGAAGGCATATATCGGTAACACCGATAAAGAAGAAAAGACGGCGCTGCTATATCATCAGTTGGGAATAGGCAGTGACAAACTGGCACAGTACGGACAGGCACTCACGTGGTATAAGAAAGCTTTGGCGATCTGTGAAAAGGTTCTGGGCAAGGAGCACCCGGGTACCGCCACCACGTATAATAACATTGCATTTGTCTACGGTAATTAGGGCGATTATCCCAAGGCGCTCACGTGGTTTAAGAAGGCTTACCGGATATTACTGCATAAATTAGGAGATACGCACCCAAACACAAAAGTTGTGAAAGAAAATATGAAGGCCGCATATCTCAACACTGATCGTAAGGAATTGTTTGAGGACTGGTTTCAAAGAATGTTTGATGTTTAA
Encoded proteins:
- a CDS encoding toll/interleukin-1 receptor domain-containing protein, which translates into the protein MDAKKYFISYTGRDKAWATWIAGVLEERDQTVLIKEWDMRPGDNFITKMDEFLQKFDVFIAVLSEAYLKSPYCIEEWTNAFGIATKEKDKKRAIIPVRVTDVKPDGLLYGLVYIDLCDIHNEKKAEQELLSGIGLEEVSREKPSFPLNPPANLQALLPGNLPQNNLPERNPYFSGRDYELNEIHKQFKSCVTAKQIITGLGGVGKTEIAKEYAHRSINDYKDAIWQVHAETEMTAFNDCLQFADTFGLIPEGMDEARKLNPKQLGRRLKKWFKEHNSWLFIFDNAEQRKDIEPYILGIPTGHILITTRNNDLMPGKSIEIEPFTSRDAVQFIRTRLDRHQDLIDNDLAALTERLNYLPLPLEQAAAYMKRTRETCSAYLALLNKDGAIKALESSLGRPANYPRPVVEALALSFDKLSESAKQLLSLFAYMSPNGIPLDFFERQREKLPSPLSEDLGDAYKQDEIIAELLKYSLVKRDGNVFYIHRLVQEIRREQIKTHGTDWLYVCMEAAIGEIPTLDDYGRLESRKQFEQIAPHAAAIARYAEKAYIGNTDKEEKTALLYHQLGIGSDKLAQYGQALTWYKKALAICEKVLGKEHPGTATTYNNIAFVYGN